From the genome of Methanofollis sp. UBA420:
AGTACGAGTGAACGAAGTAGACGTACGAGCCGTCGGGCACGCCCTCGAAGAGGGGTTCGCCGGGCTTGATCGAGAGGGTGTTCCAGCCCATGTGAGGGATCTTCATGCCGGGCGACCGGGGGAAGCGGCGGACAGGGCCGGGGACCATGCCGAGGCCGGCATGCATCCCCCCCTCGTCGGAACTCTCCATCAGCATCTGCATCCCGAGGCAGATGCCGAGGACCGGCACCTCCCTCGCCGCCTGGCGGACCGTCCCCTCGATCGGGCCGAGCATCTCCATGCCGTCCCTGAAGGCGCCGACGCCCGGCAGGACGATGCCGTCCGCCGAGGCGATCTGGTCGGGGTCCGCGGAGATCACCGGCGACGCACCCGCCTTCTCCAGCCCCTTCCTGACGCTCCGGAGGTTGCCAAGCCCGTAATCAATTATA
Proteins encoded in this window:
- the hisH gene encoding imidazole glycerol phosphate synthase subunit HisH, coding for MKTIVIIDYGLGNLRSVRKGLEKAGASPVISADPDQIASADGIVLPGVGAFRDGMEMLGPIEGTVRQAAREVPVLGICLGMQMLMESSDEGGMHAGLGMVPGPVRRFPRSPGMKIPHMGWNTLSIKPGEPLFEGVPDGSYVYFVHSYYAEAAPEHTMTTTDYICRFSSSVRKENVFGVQFHPEKSGDVGLRILGNFIGMV